From one Rhizobium lentis genomic stretch:
- a CDS encoding outer membrane protein yields the protein MRVLIAGLMASAFAIAGVSAAQAADAVDQVPEAPVAQDAPVKPAGNWEGFYLGGAGTYNMGDFGSDRHTYGFGGQVFTGYNWQAGQIVYGVEADLGYSGDDVSSGGVENKYGWNGSVRGRVGYDMNPFLLYGTAGLAIGDVKVSDGTSDESKTNYGYTVGAGVEAFVTNNITTRLEYRYTDYQSKDYDLDSGSFSRGYDENSVKLGIGVKF from the coding sequence ATGCGTGTACTCATTGCTGGCCTCATGGCCTCTGCTTTTGCAATCGCGGGCGTCTCGGCAGCTCAGGCGGCCGATGCCGTCGATCAGGTTCCGGAAGCACCGGTCGCCCAGGACGCTCCGGTCAAGCCGGCCGGCAACTGGGAAGGCTTCTATCTCGGCGGCGCCGGCACCTACAACATGGGTGACTTCGGTTCCGATCGCCACACCTATGGTTTCGGCGGCCAGGTCTTCACCGGCTATAACTGGCAGGCCGGCCAGATCGTCTACGGCGTTGAAGCCGACCTCGGCTACAGTGGCGACGACGTTTCTTCGGGCGGTGTCGAGAACAAGTATGGCTGGAACGGCTCCGTCCGTGGCCGCGTCGGCTACGACATGAACCCCTTCCTGCTCTACGGCACGGCCGGTCTGGCTATCGGCGACGTCAAGGTTTCCGACGGCACCTCGGACGAAAGCAAGACGAACTATGGCTATACGGTCGGCGCCGGTGTCGAAGCCTTCGTGACCAACAACATCACGACGCGCCTGGAATATCGCTACACCGATTACCAGAGCAAGGATTATGACCTCGACTCCGGCAGCTTCTCGCGCGGTTATGACGAGAACAGCGTCAAGCTCGGTATCGGCGTCAAGTTCTAA
- a CDS encoding glutathione S-transferase: protein MKLLCSPASPYSSKVRMAAHFLGIEINAIRVDTNTGPAILVDNNPLGKIPTLLTDDGGSIFDSVAIMHYFDRLTKGGLYPSKKGKRTDVEVLEALCDGICDCLLAIVYERRFRDEEKVHQPWIDRQWKKATAGLAHLGANPPKVGKTLNGGHFALAATLDYLDLRFKDQWEADHAPLIDWLAQFEKKFPAHRELKASA, encoded by the coding sequence ATGAAGCTCCTCTGCTCGCCCGCCTCGCCCTATTCCAGCAAAGTGCGGATGGCTGCGCATTTTTTGGGTATCGAGATCAATGCCATCCGGGTCGATACCAATACCGGACCGGCGATCCTGGTGGACAACAATCCACTCGGCAAAATCCCCACGCTCCTGACCGATGACGGGGGCTCGATCTTCGACAGCGTCGCGATCATGCATTATTTCGACCGGCTGACGAAGGGCGGGCTCTACCCTTCGAAGAAAGGCAAGCGCACCGATGTGGAAGTTTTGGAAGCGCTGTGTGACGGGATCTGCGACTGCCTGCTGGCGATCGTCTACGAGCGCCGCTTCCGCGACGAGGAAAAGGTCCATCAGCCCTGGATCGACAGGCAATGGAAGAAGGCGACAGCCGGGCTCGCTCATCTCGGCGCCAATCCACCGAAGGTCGGCAAGACGCTCAACGGCGGACATTTCGCGCTGGCCGCCACGCTCGACTATCTCGACCTGCGCTTCAAGGACCAATGGGAAGCCGATCACGCGCCGCTGATCGACTGGCTGGCGCAGTTCGAAAAGAAATTCCCCGCCCATCGCGAACTGAAGGCCAGCGCCTGA
- a CDS encoding 23S rRNA (adenine(2030)-N(6))-methyltransferase RlmJ: protein MNYRHIYHAGNFADVLKHAVLARLIRYMQKKEGAFRVLDTHAGIGLYDLSSEEAQKTGEWVDGIGKLMQADLGPQVSELLEPYLSAIRELNPEGGIRFYPGSPKLARMLFRPQDRLSAMELHPEDYARLHRLFEGDHHARITELDGWLALGAHLPPKEKRGIVLVDPPFEEEDEYQRLAKGLERAYRRFPGGTYCLWYPLKKGAPIKEFHEMLQALDIPKTLCAELTVRSDRGTTGLTGSGLVIVNPPFTLKDELHRLLPALKDHLAQDRFASHRAFWLRGENKAVKDD from the coding sequence ATGAACTACCGCCACATCTACCACGCGGGCAATTTTGCCGATGTGCTGAAACATGCCGTGCTGGCGCGGCTGATCCGCTACATGCAGAAGAAGGAGGGCGCCTTCCGCGTGCTCGACACGCATGCCGGCATCGGCCTCTACGACCTCTCCTCCGAGGAAGCGCAGAAGACAGGAGAATGGGTTGATGGCATCGGCAAGCTGATGCAGGCGGACCTCGGGCCTCAGGTTTCCGAGCTGCTGGAGCCTTACCTTTCGGCCATCCGCGAACTCAATCCTGAAGGCGGCATCCGCTTCTATCCCGGATCGCCAAAACTGGCGCGCATGCTGTTCCGGCCGCAGGACCGGCTGTCGGCGATGGAACTTCATCCCGAAGACTACGCCAGACTGCATCGGCTATTCGAAGGCGATCATCATGCCCGCATCACCGAACTCGACGGCTGGCTGGCGCTCGGCGCCCATCTGCCGCCGAAGGAAAAGCGCGGCATCGTCCTCGTCGATCCGCCCTTCGAGGAAGAGGACGAATATCAGCGCCTGGCCAAGGGGCTGGAAAGGGCCTATCGCCGTTTTCCGGGCGGCACCTATTGCCTGTGGTATCCGCTGAAGAAGGGCGCGCCCATCAAGGAATTTCACGAGATGCTGCAGGCGCTCGACATTCCCAAAACGCTCTGCGCCGAGCTCACCGTGCGCAGCGACCGCGGCACCACCGGCCTGACCGGCTCCGGCCTCGTCATCGTCAATCCGCCCTTCACGCTGAAGGACGAGTTGCACCGGTTGCTGCCTGCCTTGAAGGATCATCTGGCGCAGGATCGGTTTGCCTCGCATCGCGCCTTCTGGCTGCGCGGCGAGAACAAGGCGGTGAAGGACGATTGA
- a CDS encoding molybdopterin-containing oxidoreductase family protein — MNSRYREFFWLLAVQGLEYTKAMNIATPIDAKSPKQDSKIAHTACPHDCPSTCALEVEITEDGRIGRVRGAGDHSYTSGVICAKVARYAERLYHPDRLMHPLRRIGAKGAGQWQQISWDDALDEIAEAFVRAEARDGSEAVWPYFYAGTMGWVQRDSIDRLRHAKRYSGFFSSICTNPAWTGFTMATGTLRGPDPREMGRTDCVVIWGTNAVSTQVNVMTHAIRSRKERGAKIVVIDIYDNPTMKQADMALIVKPGTDAALACATMHIAFRDGYADRDYMAGYADDPAGLEAHLKTKTPQWAADITGLSVEEIEAFARLVGTTKKTFFRLGYGFTRQRNGAVAMHAAASIATVLGSWQYEGGGAFHSNSDIFRMNNAELTGRSMKDADIRMLDQSQIGRVLTGDAVALRHRGPVTAMLIQNTNPANIAPEQRLVRRGFARDDLFVAVHEQFMTETAEIADIVIPATMFVEHDDIYRAGGQNHILLGPKLVEPPPSVRTNLFVIEELAKRLGVANRPGFGFTAREMINRILQSSDLPDYDYFLEHKWFDRQPAFEDAHFLNGFAHPDGKFHFRPDWINQPAPNRPPAAIGALGPHAELPAFPDQVDVIEVADPEHPFRLATSPARNFLNSSFSETKTSRQKEGRPEVMINPVDAEASGISHGDLVRIGNSRGDLRIHARITTEVKPGVLIAEGLWPNKAHVDGEGINVLTGADPVAPYGGAAVHDNKVWLRGGAA; from the coding sequence ATGAATTCGCGTTATCGGGAGTTTTTCTGGCTTTTGGCCGTTCAAGGCTTGGAATATACAAAGGCCATGAACATTGCGACCCCCATCGACGCCAAATCCCCGAAGCAGGATAGCAAGATCGCTCACACGGCCTGTCCGCATGACTGTCCCTCCACCTGCGCGCTCGAGGTCGAAATAACAGAAGACGGCCGCATCGGCCGCGTGCGCGGCGCCGGCGACCATTCCTACACGTCAGGCGTCATCTGCGCCAAGGTCGCCCGTTATGCCGAGCGGCTCTACCATCCCGACCGCCTGATGCATCCCTTGCGCCGCATCGGCGCCAAGGGGGCAGGGCAGTGGCAGCAGATTTCCTGGGACGATGCGCTGGATGAGATTGCTGAGGCCTTTGTGAGGGCTGAAGCAAGGGACGGCAGTGAAGCCGTTTGGCCATATTTTTACGCAGGCACCATGGGCTGGGTGCAGCGCGATTCGATCGACCGCCTGCGTCATGCCAAGCGCTATTCCGGCTTCTTCTCGTCGATCTGCACCAATCCGGCCTGGACCGGCTTCACCATGGCCACCGGCACGCTGCGCGGCCCAGACCCACGCGAGATGGGCCGCACCGATTGCGTCGTCATCTGGGGTACCAATGCGGTCTCGACCCAGGTCAATGTGATGACCCACGCGATCAGGTCGCGCAAGGAGCGCGGCGCGAAGATCGTTGTCATCGACATTTACGACAACCCGACGATGAAGCAGGCCGACATGGCGCTGATCGTCAAGCCGGGCACCGACGCCGCACTCGCCTGCGCCACCATGCACATCGCTTTCCGCGACGGCTACGCCGATCGTGACTATATGGCTGGATATGCCGACGATCCGGCCGGTCTCGAAGCGCATCTGAAGACGAAGACGCCGCAATGGGCGGCTGATATCACCGGCCTTTCGGTCGAGGAGATTGAAGCCTTCGCGCGCCTCGTCGGCACGACGAAAAAGACCTTCTTCCGCCTGGGCTACGGCTTCACCCGCCAGCGCAACGGTGCGGTCGCCATGCATGCGGCCGCCTCGATCGCCACCGTGCTCGGTTCCTGGCAGTATGAGGGCGGCGGCGCCTTCCATTCGAACAGCGATATCTTCCGCATGAACAATGCGGAACTGACCGGCCGGTCGATGAAGGATGCCGATATCCGCATGCTCGACCAGTCGCAGATCGGCCGGGTGCTGACCGGCGATGCCGTGGCGTTGCGCCACCGCGGCCCGGTAACGGCCATGCTGATCCAGAACACCAATCCCGCCAACATCGCTCCCGAGCAGCGCCTCGTCAGACGTGGCTTTGCCCGCGACGATCTCTTCGTCGCCGTCCATGAGCAGTTCATGACCGAAACGGCCGAGATCGCCGATATCGTCATTCCCGCGACGATGTTCGTCGAGCACGACGACATCTACCGGGCCGGCGGCCAGAACCACATCCTGCTGGGACCGAAGCTGGTCGAGCCGCCGCCAAGCGTGCGCACCAATCTCTTCGTCATCGAGGAGCTGGCAAAACGCCTCGGCGTCGCCAATCGCCCCGGTTTCGGGTTCACCGCTCGTGAAATGATTAACCGCATTCTCCAATCGAGCGACCTGCCGGATTATGATTATTTCCTCGAACACAAATGGTTCGATCGCCAGCCGGCTTTCGAGGACGCCCATTTCCTCAACGGCTTTGCTCATCCCGACGGCAAGTTCCATTTCCGCCCGGACTGGATCAATCAGCCGGCGCCGAACAGACCGCCGGCCGCGATCGGCGCGCTCGGGCCACACGCCGAGTTGCCGGCCTTTCCGGATCAGGTCGATGTCATCGAAGTCGCCGATCCCGAGCATCCCTTCCGTCTCGCCACGTCGCCGGCGCGCAACTTTCTGAATTCGAGCTTTTCCGAGACCAAGACGTCGCGTCAGAAGGAGGGCCGGCCCGAAGTGATGATCAATCCTGTTGACGCCGAGGCCAGCGGCATTTCACACGGCGATCTTGTCCGCATCGGCAACAGCCGCGGCGATCTGCGCATTCACGCCCGTATCACTACCGAGGTGAAACCGGGCGTGCTGATCGCCGAGGGCCTCTGGCCGAACAAGGCGCATGTGGACGGGGAGGGCATCAACGTCCTGACCGGTGCCGACCCGGTCGCGCCCTATGGCGGAGCGGCCGTGCACGACAATAAGGTCTGGCTTCGTGGGGGTGCTGCATGA
- a CDS encoding NUDIX domain-containing protein yields MTQPKSRVKIASEETLSNGWTRLSSYLLDYIDRKGATQRLKREVYHRTPAACILLYDPKRDLVVLVRQFRLAVHVNGDPAWMIEVPAGLLDDDHPETAIRREAMEETGYRLREARFLFKCYMSPGAITEVVHFFAALIDTADRVAEGGGLDEEHEDIEVLEVPLVEAAQMIEAGEIFDAKTIMLLQWAALNRDRIR; encoded by the coding sequence ATGACGCAGCCGAAATCACGGGTAAAAATCGCGAGCGAGGAAACGCTGTCGAACGGGTGGACGCGGCTCAGCAGCTATCTGCTCGATTATATCGATCGCAAGGGAGCGACCCAGCGGCTGAAACGGGAAGTCTACCACCGCACGCCCGCCGCCTGCATCCTGCTCTATGATCCCAAGCGCGACCTTGTCGTTCTCGTCCGCCAGTTCCGCCTGGCGGTACACGTCAACGGCGACCCCGCCTGGATGATCGAGGTGCCGGCCGGCCTTCTCGACGACGACCATCCTGAGACGGCGATCCGCCGCGAGGCGATGGAGGAGACCGGTTATCGCCTGCGCGAGGCGCGCTTTCTCTTCAAATGCTACATGTCGCCGGGCGCCATTACCGAAGTCGTCCACTTCTTCGCAGCCCTGATCGACACCGCCGACCGTGTGGCCGAAGGCGGCGGCCTGGACGAGGAGCATGAGGATATCGAGGTCCTGGAAGTCCCGCTCGTCGAAGCCGCCCAGATGATTGAGGCCGGGGAGATTTTCGACGCCAAGACGATCATGCTTTTGCAGTGGGCCGCGTTGAACAGGGATCGGATCAGATAG
- a CDS encoding alpha-D-ribose 1-methylphosphonate 5-triphosphate diphosphatase → MWLSNFTLVLPDEVVSEGSVRVEDGAIAEIRPEPVASAAIDGGGRLLMPGFVDLHGDMIEREIAPRPNATMPIDFGIHELDKKLAAAGVTTAFAAVSFATESVYGHVRSLETTSAVIEGINRLRDNLLIDHRVHARYEITNIGAAPALERLLNADQIDMVSLTDHTPGQGQYNNLQSYILSISERRAISEEMAAEIVAKRIAMRNNPEIEAKLKAIVALVLKHKLSLASHDDDSVEKVAEMHHLGVTISEFPVTAPAAEEARRRGLWTLMGAPNALRGQSMSGNLSALDAARAGLLSVIAADYHPAAFVPGIFRLADRVEGGLPAAVAMATGNAARSAGLLDRGEIAIGQRADLVAVEPGDINRIRATFRAGRFVYSDGTLHPLRALAA, encoded by the coding sequence ATGTGGCTCAGCAATTTCACCCTCGTTCTCCCGGACGAGGTGGTGAGCGAAGGTTCCGTGCGTGTTGAGGATGGCGCTATTGCCGAGATCAGGCCGGAGCCGGTCGCGAGCGCCGCCATCGATGGCGGCGGGCGGCTGCTGATGCCGGGATTTGTCGACCTGCACGGCGACATGATCGAGCGCGAGATCGCGCCGCGGCCGAACGCGACGATGCCAATCGATTTCGGCATCCATGAACTCGACAAGAAGCTTGCCGCCGCCGGGGTCACGACGGCCTTTGCCGCCGTCTCCTTCGCCACCGAAAGCGTCTATGGTCACGTCCGCTCGCTGGAGACGACGTCCGCCGTGATCGAGGGCATCAACCGGTTGCGCGACAATCTCCTGATCGACCACCGCGTCCACGCCCGCTACGAAATCACCAATATCGGCGCCGCCCCGGCTCTCGAGCGCCTGCTGAATGCCGACCAGATCGACATGGTTTCGCTCACCGACCACACGCCGGGCCAAGGGCAGTACAACAATCTGCAGAGCTACATCCTCAGCATATCCGAGCGCCGTGCCATCTCCGAGGAAATGGCCGCCGAGATCGTCGCCAAGCGCATCGCCATGCGCAACAATCCCGAAATCGAAGCCAAGCTGAAGGCGATCGTGGCGCTGGTGCTGAAGCACAAGCTGTCGCTCGCCTCGCATGACGATGACAGCGTCGAAAAAGTCGCCGAGATGCACCATCTCGGCGTCACCATCAGCGAGTTTCCAGTCACCGCACCTGCGGCCGAAGAAGCGCGCCGCCGCGGCCTCTGGACGCTGATGGGCGCGCCGAACGCCCTGCGTGGCCAGTCAATGTCCGGCAATCTCAGCGCCCTCGATGCCGCAAGGGCCGGGCTGCTCAGCGTCATCGCCGCCGATTACCATCCGGCTGCCTTTGTACCCGGCATCTTCAGGCTGGCCGATAGGGTGGAAGGCGGACTTCCGGCAGCCGTGGCCATGGCGACCGGCAATGCCGCCCGCTCCGCCGGTCTCCTGGACCGCGGTGAGATCGCCATCGGTCAGCGCGCCGATTTGGTGGCGGTCGAACCGGGCGATATCAACCGCATCCGCGCCACCTTCCGCGCCGGCCGCTTCGTCTACAGCGACGGCACGCTGCATCCGTTGCGGGCGCTGGCGGCTTAG
- the purN gene encoding phosphoribosylglycinamide formyltransferase, translating into MTMPRKRVVVFISGGGSNMMALVAAAKAADYPAEVVGVISDKAEAGGLARAAAEGIATFAFPRKDYASKEAHEAAIFSALDTLSPDILCLAGYMRLLTATFIQRYEGRMLNIHPSLLPLFPGLHTHQRAIDAGMRIAGCTVHFVTEAMDEGPTIGQAAVPVLSGDTAESLAARVLTVEHQIYPQALRLFAEGRVTMEDGKAVGAEASIAAPKAQLISMIGDRA; encoded by the coding sequence ATGACCATGCCGCGCAAACGCGTCGTCGTCTTCATATCGGGTGGCGGCTCTAACATGATGGCGCTGGTTGCGGCGGCCAAGGCCGCCGATTATCCGGCCGAGGTCGTCGGTGTGATCTCCGACAAGGCGGAGGCCGGCGGGCTTGCCAGGGCTGCTGCCGAAGGCATTGCCACCTTCGCGTTCCCCCGCAAGGACTATGCCAGCAAGGAAGCACATGAGGCGGCGATCTTTTCGGCGCTCGACACGCTCTCCCCCGATATCCTTTGCCTGGCCGGCTACATGCGGCTGCTGACGGCAACCTTCATCCAGCGTTACGAAGGCCGGATGCTCAATATCCACCCTTCCCTGTTGCCGTTGTTCCCCGGCCTGCACACGCATCAGCGCGCCATCGACGCCGGCATGCGGATCGCCGGCTGCACCGTGCATTTCGTCACCGAAGCCATGGACGAGGGCCCGACGATCGGCCAGGCGGCCGTCCCGGTTCTCTCGGGCGACACGGCCGAGAGCCTCGCGGCGCGCGTGTTGACCGTCGAACACCAGATCTATCCGCAGGCGCTGCGGTTGTTTGCCGAGGGCCGGGTGACGATGGAAGACGGCAAGGCAGTCGGCGCTGAAGCTTCGATTGCCGCGCCCAAGGCTCAACTGATTTCGATGATCGGCGACCGCGCTTAG